The genomic window TGTCGCTTCCATGGGCATATTCTACACCAGAATGCAAATTACTGGCAGGAGTGGCGGCTAGAATTCCCACCTTCCCGTGGCCGTTTAATTCTGTTAACTGGTTTACACCATCCACCCGATTGTGTGGAAAAAACGGGATTGAGCGATCTTCTGATACAAAACATGCTTGCCATCGTGGCCGTTGCCTGCCCACGTGGTTATAGGGGTATGAGGATCAACATTCACACAGCGATTTATTCCCCAGTAGGCGGGAATCCATGAGAATTTCTTAATGATCAATCTTGAAAGTGAATCCCCCTATTCAGGGTTGGATCTTTGCTAATCATCTTACCCGGAGCTTCCCTGCAATTCACCTTCAGATGAAAGATCGGCACTTTCAGTGCCTCAAGCAATGGATTCCCGCCTACGCGGGAATGACGATTTTCGAAAGGTGCGATTTCCTGAATAGCGGGTTGCACTTTGAGCAAGTTTTACAATCAATTCACTCTGATTCCATTACCCAGCGAATGCTTCGTACACAACATCTGTACGAATTGTGTATTTTAATCCTGACACAATTTTCTGCCCTGCATGTTCCAGTTCGTGGGGGAACATTACGAGCATGCCAAGGTTCGGTGTGACAATACAGTCGTCGAAAGTGGTTTCACCACCTGCATAGCCATCGTTCAGATAGATCAGCACAGTAAAAAAAGTTCGTTTTGTTTTCGAGTATTCGAAGGCAATATCCTGGTGGCGACGAAATTCTTCACCAGGGCCATATTTGTAGCACCGAAAACGTTCATTCAATTGCACCGGCGAGTAGAGATGCAACGGATATGGTGGGGCAGGCTCCGGTGAAAATCCGTTGGTGTAAACGTCTGTCAGACGTGGAAGTGCAGATTGGAGTCTTTCCCAGATGAGTTTAGCCCAATAATGATCCTCGAACTGCGCCCGACTGCGAATTAGTAGCCCTTCTCCAGAATATTGGTTTTCAAAACCGATCCCTTCACACAAATCTGCCAGTGAAGCAGATTCACTTGAGGATAAAAATCGTTCGATGGTGAAAATTCGACTATGATTCATGCGTCACGAAATTAGATAATCGACCCACACAGAGCAGCGGTGTGGGGGTATGATGGATCGATTTCTGCTCCAATCGCTTACTTAGTCGCCTGCGTCTGTCAAGTTGGTATAGGCTCAATCGCGAATCCGGATAGCTAGACGACTTACGCATGAGATTGCCGGCTTTTTCAATTCGTAAGATGCCCTTACAGGCCTGATTCATGGTGGCGCATCAAATGATACTCATCTGAAATCGTCATTCCCGCGAAAGCGGGAATCCATGAAAATTTCTTAATGACCAATGAATCTTGAAAGCGAATCCCCCTATTCAGGGTTGGAACTTCGCCAATCATCTCACCCTGACCTTCACTGCAAGCACCTTCAGATAAACGATCGGCACTTTCAGTGCCTCAAGCAATGGATTCCCGCCTACTGCCAATTCTCAGAGCCGGAGGCGGTGTGTCTTTTCCGTGGGTGTCGCTTATTATTTAACAGTCCCTCACTGGCGCTGTCGGCGATGAAAACAGGAGATGACCGCAAATTTGAGAAATTTCACTGGATTCCCGCCTGCGCGGGAATGACGATGCTCAAGCCACCTGGCAGCGGCATCCTACCGCAGAATCAAACGTACGCCAGCTGAATGCAAGTGCCCTCGCTTCTTATTGAAATCACCCAGGGAGCAAAATGGCTGAAAGTTGTACTGTCCTTCTTCTTTAATTTGATGGTTAGAAACAATCAAGATCGTCAAGAGTGGGAATCCCATTACGGATTACATAGTATCCATCGTTGATCATAGTCATAATAAACATTCTGACAACATTATTATAAGTCGGCAGCGGCACTGAGCGATGAAATATCTGCCTAGGGTAATCTGGAAATAAGTAGTAGTAATCTTCATCTAATCGCCATGTGAAATTAACATATTCACGTGTTGTCAAAGAACAATAAGCTAGTACAAAAGGATCGAATGATTCCCCAAACGAACCACAATTATCTAGCAGATCTTCGTAGGAAGGAATGTCTTCTTTGGAATCGTATGCGTATCTGGGATAGCGCTTAGGACAGGCCAGTTCTAAGAGACTCGCACACATGTATTCTGGCATGATCGAGTCTTGAATATCACCTACCCATTGTCCACCGAGCCAAAGTTGCACATGAATGTAATTCTTTGATTTTGCAAACGAAAACTCGATGCCAAAGTTTTGTCGATTGCCATATAGGATTCTTGCATTCATTATTTAATCTCGATGAACAACCATTTCACAATAATACTTCCTCAGTGTTTTTTGTAGTCTATTGGATTACTCCCCAGCCAGTCAACCGTGGCTAACGCAATCGGCTTCCAGGTCAGGTGTTCGGAATGCTAGTTCACTTTTTGTGTACTGGATTCCCGCCTGCGCGGGAATGACGGTTGGATAATTCTTTGTGTCTTTGCGGCTTCGCGGAAGATGATGAAGAAGAAAGACCCACGCGCGGGCGATGAAACCGAAATGAAAAAGCATACTGCGGCCAACACCGTAGGCTCAAAGTCAAAGTTTATCCCTTGACTTCGGCTGAGAAGATTCCGTCGTTCAAGCTTCCGGCTTGTGATCCTGCGGCTAACACCGTAGGATCACAAAACCAATTGGCTGAACAATTTGCAACGTGGGCTTCTTAGAAGAAGCGGGTTTTGCCTACCACTGGGACTGGTGTCACGGGCAGTGGGGCAGTCAGGTCGATCTTCGCGGGGAAAGTATCTTCCTTTGCTTTCTCCATCACATCTTTCCAGGTCAGGCGAATGCCCGCATACGTGGACATCCGGCCCAGAATCGCCGTCATGGTGCTGATCGTCACCTGTTCCAGTTCATTCAGCGGTTTTCCTTCGCGAATGCTGGCAATCAGATCCATGTGCTCCTGCACGTATGGGTTGATTTCTTTGCCTTCAAACACTCGTTTACCGTTAATGTTGTAACCATTGACCTGGCTGATACCCTTGGTGCCCACGACTGCTTCCGAAACACTCGACGTGGTGCCTTCGATCTGGCGGCAGAAGCTCTGCACGAACACGTTGTTGGGGTATTCGTATTCCACGGAGAAGTGGTCAAAAATATGCCCCACAGAGTTGGGATCGCCTACAGGTCGATTGCTGCGGCCACCCATGCCCGATGCACTGATTGGGTGGGCACCCAGCACCCAGTTGATCACATCCAGGTTATGAACGTGCTGTTCCACAATGTGGTCGCCACAGGTCCAGAGGAAGTGGTACCAGTTGTGAATCTGATAGTGGGTATCGCTCATGCCCGGCTGGCGGCCACGGAACCAGATGCCGTTCCCATTCCAGTACGCACGTGCGGAAGTGACATCGCCAATGGCACCATCTTTGATTCGTTTGATGGTTTCAATGTAACCTGTCTGGTGGCGACGCTGCGTACCTGCAACAATGCCGATGCCGGCATCTTTCGACTTCTTCACCAGCTCGAGGCACTTGCGGATACCCGTGACATCAACAGCGACTGGTTTTTCGGTGAAGATATTTTTCTTCGCTTCGATTGCCGCTTCAATGTGGTACGGCCGAAACCCAGGTGGGGTAGCCAGAATCACCAGATCGATATCGGTATCCAGCACTTGCTTGTAGGCGTCTAAGCCGGAAAAGATCCCTTTTCCTTTGCTTGCTTTGACCCGTTCGCCATATTTGCGGCCAAGGCGCTGTGCAGCACCTTCTGCCTGGCTTTGGAAAACATCACCCAGAGCAGTGATTTCCACTTTGCTGTCTGCATCCAGAATATTGCCAGCTGCACCACTTCCACGACCACCGCAGCCAATGACGCCTACTTTAATGATTTCGCTGCCACCTGCGTGCACACCACCGGTCAACAGTGCGGCACCCGTTGCGGCCAGTGCACTGTGCGTCATGAATTCACGACGATTATTGTTTTGTTCTGACATGTAGAGAGATCCCCTGTAAGTTAAATTCTTTTCACAATGTTAATCAATCAGCTTCGGTTTCTCAAGGATTATTTTTTCTCGTAGCATGGATGTCTCGTCGATGGTGTTCTTCCACGCGCGGAACGCCCGTACTGCGATCTTGTTTGAGAATTATTTCAGTTTGTATATTTTATCGTTGTCATCATCCAGCACAATCAGTGGCTTCACTTTGCTCAATTCATCGCTTTCATCCAGCGAACGTACCACGCGAAAACCAACTGTATCGTAATTGGTCAGCCACCAGATGCTCTGGGGCAATTGGGGATCGTCTTCCATCCATTCCGGATCAGAGAAGGTGCGTGCTGCACTTCGCAGATCGGTCAGCTTGCGGCTCTTGAAATGCCCACCGCGGGTCACGTGGGACCATTTCAGATTGGTTGGTTTGATGCACGGATTCAGCACCAGGCCATCTTTACCGAACATCATCGGATAACGGCTGTAGGCATCAGCAATGGCATGGTCCATACACCATTCCAACACGTTGCCATTCATATCGTGCAGTCCAAATGCGTTTGGTTTCTTGGAACCAACTGCGTGCGTGGTGCCACCTGGCAGTTCTTCCGTGGGAGAGTTTTTCTTGTGCCAGGCATAATCGTCTGCTTTGCCGGCATCTGCACCCCAGGGATAGGCTTCTTGGGAACCTGCACGACAAGCATATTCCCACTCTGCTTCGGTGGGCAGGCGATACTTCTTGCCTGTTTTCTTGGACAGCCATTCGCAATAAGTCATTGCTGCGTGGTGTGTCAGGCAGATCACAGGATGCTTCGAGCGTTGGTGGTTGTATGTTTCCGGCACGTACGGCTTGGTGGGCTGGCTGACCGCATCGGCAGGTTCTTTGATATCTTCTTTCTTGCGGGTAATCACGGTGCCGCGTTCCACATCAGGACGCAGGTTGGCGTTGTTGTAACGGAAGTACAAATCGTATTCATCCCAGGTAACTTCGCATTTACCCATCCAGAATGGTGCCACTTTCACCTTCACCTGGGGGCCTTCGTTGGAAGCTCGCCCCTCTTCGGTCTCAGGGCTGCCCATCATGAATTCCCCACCTGGGACTGCCACCATGTCAAAATCGACTTTGACTTCACTTTTCGAAGAGCGGTCGGTAATTTTGACAGTTTCGGTGTAATTTTTGAGTGCTGGCAATTCCTGCTTTGGCTTCTCTGGTTGTGCCAGCACTGCCAGGCACGTTACTCCACAGATGGTGGCGGTTGCCAGTGCTGTGGAAAGGATCAATTTTTTCAGATACATTATCACTCCCCGGGCGAACTCTAATCATCTTCAGGCGTTTGCCAACTAACTGTATAATACGCGTGTTGCACCGCCAAAATCGTTGTCAATCGAGAAATTCTCGCCTAACTGTGAATTTTATGAACTTACGCCATTTTACCATCATTTGTGGGCTGCTTTTTGCCGCACCCCTGCAAGGTGGGGAAATCCAACGCTTTCGATACGAATCGCCCCAGATGGGCACCACCTTCAGTATTACACTGTATGCCGAAACGGAGCAGCTTGCCGAACGTGCTGTTACAGCAGCTTTCGAACGGGTTGCCCACCTGAATACATTGATGAGCGATTACGATCCCAAAAGCGAACTGATGCAGTTGTGCAGCAAGAACAAAACCACTCTGGCTGGCCCACAGAAGGTCAGTGCGGAACTGTTCTACGTTCTGCAAAAATGCACAGCGCTTTCCCAGCTTTCGGAAGGTGCGTTTGATGCCAGCATTGGACCACTCAGCCGAATCTGGCGGACAGCACGCAAGGAAAAGAAATTGCCCCCAGCGGAAACAATTCAAACAGCTCTTACCAGGATGGGCTATCGAAACGTCAAACTAAATCCCAAAGATCGCACGGTGGAATTACTTGTTCCTGGAATGCAGCTTGATTTGGGTGGCATCGCCAAAGGCTATGCGGCCGATGAAGCGATTGCCACGTTGAAAAAGTTCAACATTTCAATTGCCCTGGTGGCTGCCAGTGGTGATATCGCCACAATGGGTATACCTCCGGACAGCAAAGGCTGGAAGATCGATATCGCCCCACCAGTGGGCAGCACTGACAAACGCACGGTGCTGCTGAAAGAGATGGCCGTTTCCACATCTGGGGACAGTTTTCAATTTCTGGAAATCGACGGCAAGCGTTATTCTCACCTGATCGACCCACGCACCGGGTATGGGATTGAAGGCCGACGCAGTGTTACAGTGATTGCCCCACGCGGGATCGATGCGGACAGCTATACCAAGATGGCCAGCATCTGGGCTCCTGAGAAAGCCATTGCCGCGATCGAAAAGATTCCTGGAATGGAATGCTCCATCTCTTTGATGGTGGGTGACAAAGAAACAACGGTGCAGACAAAAGGCTTTGCAAACTTTCTTGCGAAATGACCGTTAGTTCTGTTTTGCCTGCACAGTAATCCTTTTGCCACGTGATTCTGGCTTTTTCGGCACCACCACGTGCAGCACGCCATGCTCGAAGCTCGCTTGAACAGCTTCGTCATCGACTTTGGCGGGCAAGGTGATGGCACGGTAGAAAGTCCCACTGACACGTTCAATGCGGTGGTAGTTCTTTTCTTTGTTTTCCGTTTCCACCTTGCGTTCACCCTGAATTGTCAACACGTTGTCATTCAGGTTCACTTCCACATTTTCCGGTGCAATTC from Zavarzinella sp. includes these protein-coding regions:
- a CDS encoding 2OG-Fe(II) oxygenase is translated as MNHSRIFTIERFLSSSESASLADLCEGIGFENQYSGEGLLIRSRAQFEDHYWAKLIWERLQSALPRLTDVYTNGFSPEPAPPYPLHLYSPVQLNERFRCYKYGPGEEFRRHQDIAFEYSKTKRTFFTVLIYLNDGYAGGETTFDDCIVTPNLGMLVMFPHELEHAGQKIVSGLKYTIRTDVVYEAFAG
- a CDS encoding Gfo/Idh/MocA family oxidoreductase, producing MSEQNNNRREFMTHSALAATGAALLTGGVHAGGSEIIKVGVIGCGGRGSGAAGNILDADSKVEITALGDVFQSQAEGAAQRLGRKYGERVKASKGKGIFSGLDAYKQVLDTDIDLVILATPPGFRPYHIEAAIEAKKNIFTEKPVAVDVTGIRKCLELVKKSKDAGIGIVAGTQRRHQTGYIETIKRIKDGAIGDVTSARAYWNGNGIWFRGRQPGMSDTHYQIHNWYHFLWTCGDHIVEQHVHNLDVINWVLGAHPISASGMGGRSNRPVGDPNSVGHIFDHFSVEYEYPNNVFVQSFCRQIEGTTSSVSEAVVGTKGISQVNGYNINGKRVFEGKEINPYVQEHMDLIASIREGKPLNELEQVTISTMTAILGRMSTYAGIRLTWKDVMEKAKEDTFPAKIDLTAPLPVTPVPVVGKTRFF
- a CDS encoding SUMF1/EgtB/PvdO family nonheme iron enzyme produces the protein MYLKKLILSTALATATICGVTCLAVLAQPEKPKQELPALKNYTETVKITDRSSKSEVKVDFDMVAVPGGEFMMGSPETEEGRASNEGPQVKVKVAPFWMGKCEVTWDEYDLYFRYNNANLRPDVERGTVITRKKEDIKEPADAVSQPTKPYVPETYNHQRSKHPVICLTHHAAMTYCEWLSKKTGKKYRLPTEAEWEYACRAGSQEAYPWGADAGKADDYAWHKKNSPTEELPGGTTHAVGSKKPNAFGLHDMNGNVLEWCMDHAIADAYSRYPMMFGKDGLVLNPCIKPTNLKWSHVTRGGHFKSRKLTDLRSAARTFSDPEWMEDDPQLPQSIWWLTNYDTVGFRVVRSLDESDELSKVKPLIVLDDDNDKIYKLK
- a CDS encoding FAD:protein FMN transferase, with translation MNLRHFTIICGLLFAAPLQGGEIQRFRYESPQMGTTFSITLYAETEQLAERAVTAAFERVAHLNTLMSDYDPKSELMQLCSKNKTTLAGPQKVSAELFYVLQKCTALSQLSEGAFDASIGPLSRIWRTARKEKKLPPAETIQTALTRMGYRNVKLNPKDRTVELLVPGMQLDLGGIAKGYAADEAIATLKKFNISIALVAASGDIATMGIPPDSKGWKIDIAPPVGSTDKRTVLLKEMAVSTSGDSFQFLEIDGKRYSHLIDPRTGYGIEGRRSVTVIAPRGIDADSYTKMASIWAPEKAIAAIEKIPGMECSISLMVGDKETTVQTKGFANFLAK
- a CDS encoding Hsp20/alpha crystallin family protein, giving the protein MRNVVRWTENPLRWVDALHQQMDDVFNRVYQDGSEVAKASTWAPRLDLVETEGAYEVKVDLPGIAPENVEVNLNDNVLTIQGERKVETENKEKNYHRIERVSGTFYRAITLPAKVDDEAVQASFEHGVLHVVVPKKPESRGKRITVQAKQN